In one Lentimicrobiaceae bacterium genomic region, the following are encoded:
- a CDS encoding OsmC family protein — protein sequence MKQTIETKWQGKMKFLSKVNNHEIMMDAAVASGGEDSGVLPKPLMVTALAGCTGMDVVSILNKMKVQFDEFDVVIEAEMTEEHPKHYTAMHIIYKLKGNNIDKEKVEKAVNLSLEKYCGVNHVYKQVMNITHEIVIGDW from the coding sequence ATGAAACAGACTATTGAGACTAAATGGCAAGGAAAGATGAAATTCCTATCGAAAGTTAACAATCACGAAATTATGATGGATGCTGCTGTCGCAAGCGGCGGAGAAGACAGCGGAGTACTTCCAAAACCTTTAATGGTAACTGCATTGGCTGGTTGTACAGGAATGGATGTCGTGTCTATTTTAAACAAAATGAAGGTACAATTCGACGAATTTGACGTAGTTATTGAAGCCGAAATGACCGAAGAACACCCAAAGCATTATACAGCAATGCACATTATATATAAGCTGAAAGGCAATAATATTGATAAAGAAAAAGTTGAAAAAGCCGTCAACTTATCGTTAGAAAAGTATTGTGGGGTAAATCATGTTTACAAGCAAGTAATGAATATCACACATGAGATAGTGATTGGTGATTGGTGA
- the guaA gene encoding glutamine-hydrolyzing GMP synthase, translated as MNQTILILDFGSQYTQLIARRIRELSVYSEIHPYNKIPKLGSNIKGIILSGSPFSVLDEDAPNIDIDSLRNRYPILGICYGAQYLSHNLGGKVEKSTVREYGRANLSYIDKNSVLFKNVDLNSQVWMSHADTITQVPDSFSIIASTADVKVAAYKINNENTFGLQFHPEVYHSTDGKAILQNFVLDVCGCAQTWTPKSYISEMVSKIKTTVGDQNVILGLSGGVDSTVCAVLLHKAIGEQLHCIFIDNGLLRKNEFSSVLDSYKGMGLNVKGVDAGNKFLTALKGISDPEAKRKAIGRTFIEVFDEEAKKIDNANWLAQGTIYPDVIESVSVKGPSVSIKSHHNVGGLPDYMKLKLVEPLRMLFKDEVRKIGTELNIDPNILNRHPFPGPGLGIRILGDITADKVRIIQEADYIFIDLLKKRGLYEKVWQAAAILLPIKSVGVMGDERTYENVVALRAVTSTDGMTADWYHLPYDFLADVSNLIINKVKGINRVVYDISSKPPATIEWE; from the coding sequence ATGAATCAAACCATATTAATTTTAGACTTCGGTTCGCAATACACTCAGCTTATAGCACGCAGAATACGTGAGCTCAGCGTTTACAGCGAAATTCATCCGTATAACAAAATACCAAAATTGGGTAGTAATATAAAAGGAATTATCCTGTCGGGAAGTCCTTTTTCAGTCTTAGATGAAGATGCACCGAATATAGATATCGATTCGTTAAGAAATCGCTATCCTATTTTGGGTATTTGCTACGGAGCTCAGTATTTATCTCATAATTTGGGTGGAAAAGTCGAAAAATCGACTGTAAGAGAGTACGGAAGAGCTAATTTGAGTTATATCGACAAGAATAGCGTTTTATTCAAAAATGTTGACCTTAACTCGCAAGTCTGGATGAGCCACGCCGATACTATTACTCAAGTCCCCGACAGTTTTAGTATTATTGCAAGCACTGCCGATGTTAAGGTTGCAGCTTATAAAATCAACAACGAAAACACTTTCGGATTACAATTTCACCCCGAAGTGTACCACAGCACAGACGGAAAAGCTATTTTGCAAAATTTTGTTTTAGATGTTTGCGGATGCGCACAAACCTGGACGCCTAAGTCGTACATTTCGGAAATGGTAAGCAAAATCAAAACTACCGTAGGAGACCAAAATGTTATTCTTGGCTTATCCGGTGGAGTTGATAGTACCGTTTGTGCTGTTTTGCTACACAAAGCTATTGGCGAGCAATTGCACTGTATTTTTATTGATAACGGTTTGCTTCGTAAAAATGAGTTCAGTTCTGTATTAGACTCATACAAAGGCATGGGCTTGAATGTAAAAGGCGTTGATGCCGGAAATAAATTTTTAACAGCTTTAAAAGGTATAAGCGACCCCGAAGCTAAGCGTAAGGCAATAGGTAGGACTTTTATAGAAGTTTTCGACGAAGAAGCTAAAAAAATTGACAATGCCAATTGGTTAGCACAAGGCACAATTTATCCCGATGTCATTGAATCGGTTTCGGTTAAAGGACCTTCGGTAAGTATCAAGAGTCATCATAATGTTGGCGGTTTGCCCGACTATATGAAACTCAAATTAGTTGAACCGCTCAGAATGCTTTTTAAAGATGAAGTCAGAAAAATTGGTACCGAACTTAACATAGACCCGAATATTCTTAACCGACATCCTTTCCCCGGTCCCGGCTTAGGTATCAGGATATTGGGAGATATTACAGCTGATAAAGTTAGAATCATACAAGAAGCAGATTATATTTTCATCGACCTTTTGAAAAAACGCGGACTTTACGAAAAAGTTTGGCAAGCAGCTGCAATATTGTTACCAATTAAAAGCGTCGGAGTTATGGGTGATGAACGCACCTACGAAAACGTTGTTGCACTTCGTGCAGTAACTTCCACCGATGGCATGACAGCCGATTGGTATCACCTACCCTACGATTTTCTAGCCGATGTCAGCAATCTGATAATCAATAAAGTTAAAGGCATAAACAGAGTTGTTTACGATATAAGCTCCAAACCTCCTGCTACTATTGAGTGGGAGTGA
- the pepE gene encoding dipeptidase PepE has translation MNLLLFSNSTNAGENYLGWTLPYLKDFISRKNLKKCLFFPYAGVTVTWDDYTKKVADVFSQFGCEIIGVHTQNNIEEAINQCDAIVVGGGSTFRLVQTMQDNGSLELIRKKALEGMPYIGWSAGSNITCPTLCTTNDMPIIEPKSFKTLNLIPFQINPHYLDANPEGHGGETREQRILEFLEINQKVTVVGLREATALSLENNNLKLIGKRNMRIFKYGTEPMEVDNATDINYLMQLNA, from the coding sequence ATGAATTTATTATTATTCAGTAACTCTACAAATGCAGGCGAAAATTATCTCGGTTGGACTCTACCTTATTTGAAAGATTTTATTTCGCGTAAAAATTTAAAAAAATGTTTATTCTTCCCTTATGCAGGTGTAACTGTAACGTGGGACGACTACACAAAAAAAGTTGCCGACGTATTTTCTCAATTCGGTTGCGAAATAATTGGTGTTCACACCCAAAATAACATTGAAGAAGCTATTAATCAGTGCGATGCGATAGTTGTTGGTGGTGGCAGCACATTCCGACTTGTACAAACTATGCAGGATAACGGTTCGCTTGAATTAATCAGAAAGAAAGCGCTTGAAGGCATGCCTTACATAGGTTGGAGTGCAGGTTCAAACATTACTTGTCCTACACTTTGTACAACCAACGATATGCCAATTATTGAGCCGAAAAGCTTTAAAACTTTAAATTTAATTCCATTCCAAATAAATCCGCATTATTTAGATGCTAATCCCGAAGGACACGGCGGCGAAACACGCGAACAACGAATTTTGGAATTTTTGGAAATCAATCAAAAAGTTACTGTTGTAGGATTGAGAGAAGCTACTGCTCTATCGCTTGAAAACAACAATTTAAAACTCATAGGCAAACGAAACATGCGTATTTTTAAATACGGAACCGAACCTATGGAAGTTGACAATGCTACCGATATCAACTATTTAATGCAATTAAACGCATAG